Genomic segment of Psychrobacter sanguinis:
TGGCTGCTCTCGGATTAAAGGCACCGCTGTATCCAGTCGGCTAGCTAGAGTAGGCGTGGGTATACCATCTTGAATACCGCCGCCTAAGATAATAATAGCGTCTACTTTTTCAAAAGGTTCGTTAGGCTGTCTAATATGGCTGTGCAGGGTAAAAGCAAATACTAAAAAGCTGACGAGCCAAATACCAAAACCAGCCCAAAGTGTTTTCCAAATCTTGCGTAAGTAATGATATTTGCCGAGTAGCTTTTTAATTTTAGGCCAAAAAATGCCATGGGCAATAAATATCATGCCTAGCAAAAACGGCACGACAGTACCGAAGTTGATTTTATCAGCAGCGATTAAAAAAATGCAGTCAATAACTAGGATTAAACCGACGATTATTAACAGGTATCTTAAAACATTTGGCATA
This window contains:
- a CDS encoding YdcF family protein — protein: MPNVLRYLLIIVGLILVIDCIFLIAADKINFGTVVPFLLGMIFIAHGIFWPKIKKLLGKYHYLRKIWKTLWAGFGIWLVSFLVFAFTLHSHIRQPNEPFEKVDAIIILGGGIQDGIPTPTLASRLDTAVPLIREQPEAIVITSGGVGIGETRSEGEAMAQYLYALYGIPLDDIYQEKKSTSTEENFLFSQKILTDKNISLEDPIAIVTSDFHMPRSKAIAEHQGYTNLVTVASPTPLETRYNAWFREYFAYISGWILGEY